The Streptomyces sp. 135 sequence CCTTCCGCGACCCCGCGGGCAACCTGATCCGCATCCAGGAGGTCCGCTGAGCCGCACCCGTACAACTGCGCCTCATCCGCACGACTGTGCCTCACCCACCCGAAGGAGTTCCCTCATGTGTCACCCCTCGTGGGGCCGCGCACGCGCCGCGGCACATCGCACGGGCGACCTCGCCAGGCTGCGCCGCGTACGTGACCGGATCGACCGGGAGTACGCCCGGCCGCTGAACGTCGAGGCGCTCGCCCGCGGCGCGCACCTGTCCGCCGGGCACCTCAGCCGCCAGTTCCGGCAGGCCTACGGCGAGTCGCCCTACGCGTATCTGATGACGCGTCGCATCGAACGCGCGACGGCTCTGCTGCGCCGCGGCGACCTCGGCGTCACCGAGGTCTGCTTCCTGGTCGGCTGCTCCTCGCTCGGCACCTTCAGCACCCGTTTCACCGAGCTGGTCGGCATGTCGCCGGGCGCCTACCGGCGCGCGGCGGCCCGCGCCGCGGAGGGGGTGCCGCCGTGCGTGGTGAAACAGGTGTCGAGACCGGTCAGGAACCGACGGACCCCGGCCGCCGAACCCCAGGCGGTGTGAGGGCAAGACCGTCATCGACGCCGTCACCCTCGACGTGGCCGACCTCGCGGCCGCCCGCCGCTTCCACGCCGCCGCCTTCGAGCTGGACACACAGATACGGCTGCGGGCCGCCGGGGCCTCACCGTGGCGAAGAGCGCCGGCCGTGTACGCGGAGTCCGAGCCCGGCCCGAGCCCCGTGAAGCTGGCGCTCTACCGTCGCCGCGCTCTCGCCAAGGACCCCGGGGTGTCTGCCGACGGCAGCGGCTCGCACCGGCTCACGATCGGTGCCGACACGGGTCCCTTCACCGACCCGGACGGCTTCTCGTGGGAGACCGCCTCACCACCGTCGTCCACGGACCCGGGCGCGTAGCCGGTGAACTCCC is a genomic window containing:
- a CDS encoding helix-turn-helix transcriptional regulator — its product is MCHPSWGRARAAAHRTGDLARLRRVRDRIDREYARPLNVEALARGAHLSAGHLSRQFRQAYGESPYAYLMTRRIERATALLRRGDLGVTEVCFLVGCSSLGTFSTRFTELVGMSPGAYRRAAARAAEGVPPCVVKQVSRPVRNRRTPAAEPQAV